In Bacteroidales bacterium, a single genomic region encodes these proteins:
- a CDS encoding FISUMP domain-containing protein → MKKSVFTSMIVLISLSLFAQAPQAFKYQAVIRDKAGQVLSNQVVSLQVSILQSAVDGPEVYREMHSVTTSELGLVSIEIGKGKNPTGSLSSIDWGAGSHFLKLEMDLEGGTDFELMGVSQLLSVPYALYAEKAGSGMREADLDWEVSGSNVFTGHGGSFPSGNVGIGNNAPGSLLYVAKNTGEPTITVRNMGGGGGATYSMIDDLSGANWKFKATAFGGFKIRDQANAMDVLTIEPNSEANTIYIKTGGNIGIGKNAPVEKLDVAGRVRSDQGFNVNGTNGLNDTLNQVTAFDFTNDKLKYRTLIYAGGILIYTSAESGWVAAVGGYILSGQPFECGWTLDDSRDGQSYATVLIGTQCWMAENLNVGIKINSTTGGYQQTDNDTIEKYCYNNDEANCDIYGGLYEWPEAMQYVTTEGAQGVCPVGWHIPTDNEWNILEGTVDSQYPVGNPEWDDTGWRGMDAGGNLKEVGTSHWSSPNTLATNSSGFTALPGGGRNHSSGNFYYLGPSSYFWSSSQFSGGAAWRRNLEYNHSNISRNSYDEDYGFSVRCLKDTP, encoded by the coding sequence ATGAAAAAATCAGTATTCACTAGTATGATTGTACTCATCTCTCTGTCCCTCTTTGCTCAGGCGCCGCAGGCCTTCAAGTACCAGGCCGTGATCAGGGACAAGGCCGGGCAGGTCCTTTCCAACCAGGTTGTCAGCCTGCAGGTCAGCATTTTGCAGTCTGCGGTGGATGGCCCGGAGGTTTACCGGGAGATGCATTCGGTAACGACCAGCGAACTGGGACTAGTCAGCATCGAGATCGGAAAAGGCAAGAATCCCACCGGCAGCCTTTCCTCCATTGATTGGGGTGCGGGGAGCCACTTCCTGAAACTTGAAATGGACCTGGAAGGCGGGACTGATTTTGAGCTAATGGGCGTTTCGCAGCTGCTTTCGGTCCCCTATGCATTGTATGCCGAGAAAGCGGGCAGCGGGATGCGGGAGGCGGATCTGGACTGGGAGGTGAGCGGCAGCAATGTGTTCACGGGTCATGGGGGAAGCTTTCCTTCGGGCAATGTCGGCATCGGGAACAATGCGCCCGGATCGTTGCTGTATGTGGCAAAGAACACGGGCGAGCCGACCATCACCGTCCGCAATATGGGGGGAGGAGGTGGAGCTACTTATTCGATGATCGATGATCTGAGTGGTGCGAACTGGAAGTTCAAGGCCACGGCGTTCGGAGGTTTCAAGATCCGCGACCAGGCCAACGCGATGGATGTGCTTACGATAGAGCCGAACAGTGAGGCGAATACGATCTACATCAAGACAGGCGGCAACATTGGGATTGGTAAGAACGCTCCGGTTGAGAAACTGGATGTGGCCGGCAGGGTGCGGTCCGATCAGGGATTCAATGTCAATGGCACAAATGGGTTGAATGATACCTTAAATCAGGTAACAGCTTTTGATTTTACAAACGACAAGTTGAAGTACCGGACGCTGATCTATGCGGGTGGTATATTGATCTATACCAGTGCCGAATCCGGGTGGGTTGCTGCTGTTGGAGGTTATATCTTATCCGGACAGCCCTTTGAATGCGGGTGGACATTAGATGATTCCCGTGACGGGCAATCGTATGCTACGGTACTGATTGGTACGCAATGCTGGATGGCGGAAAACCTGAATGTGGGGATAAAGATCAACAGCACAACGGGCGGATACCAACAGACCGACAATGATACTATAGAAAAGTACTGTTACAACAACGATGAGGCGAACTGTGACATCTATGGAGGTCTGTACGAATGGCCAGAGGCGATGCAGTATGTGACAACGGAGGGAGCGCAAGGCGTATGTCCGGTGGGATGGCATATTCCAACAGATAATGAATGGAATATCCTGGAAGGGACGGTTGACAGCCAGTATCCGGTAGGAAATCCGGAATGGGATGACACAGGGTGGAGAGGAATGGATGCAGGAGGTAATCTTAAGGAAGTCGGGACTTCCCACTGGTCTTCACCGAACACATTGGCAACCAATTCCAGCGGATTTACAGCTCTTCCGGGGGGTGGTCGCAACCACTCTTCTGGTAACTTCTACTACCTTGGCCCCAGTAGTTATTTCTGGTCTTCCTCACAGTTCAGTGGAGGCGCCGCTTGGCGACGTAACCTTGAATACAACCATTCCAATATTAGCCGGAACAGCTACGATGAAGATTACGGGTTTTCCGTCCGCTGCCTCAAAGATACACCCTGA
- a CDS encoding LytTR family DNA-binding domain-containing protein — protein MPSRYRAIIVDDDPEALDILENLLVDHQEIKVVAKESNADEALKAIIRHNPDLIFLDIEMPGKDGFELVREMRDYHLNPVIIFVTAFNQYAINAFKVAAFDYLMKPVDRDELARCMARLAGEEKKKAFPERIDLLLDQTDPKKKIRIHCRSGYFYYFPNEILYLEADSSYTNIFLTNGRKQVITINLGTLSQDLPAQFAGISRSVVINLTYLKHVDHKNLTAGLICDDIHLTLKISRSYLQKIIHPGRD, from the coding sequence ATGCCATCCCGATACCGAGCCATTATAGTGGATGATGATCCGGAAGCACTGGATATCCTGGAAAATTTGCTGGTGGATCATCAGGAAATCAAGGTAGTTGCAAAAGAGAGCAACGCAGATGAGGCCTTGAAAGCCATTATCCGACATAATCCCGATCTGATCTTCCTCGATATCGAAATGCCCGGCAAAGATGGATTTGAACTGGTCAGGGAGATGCGGGACTATCACCTGAATCCTGTTATTATTTTTGTGACTGCGTTTAATCAATATGCCATTAACGCCTTTAAGGTTGCAGCATTTGACTATCTGATGAAACCAGTTGACAGGGATGAACTTGCCCGATGCATGGCGCGTCTGGCAGGGGAAGAAAAGAAGAAAGCTTTCCCCGAAAGGATTGACCTCCTCCTTGACCAGACGGATCCAAAGAAAAAGATCCGGATACACTGCCGCAGCGGCTATTTCTATTATTTTCCAAATGAGATCCTTTACCTGGAAGCCGACAGCAGCTATACGAATATCTTTCTGACCAATGGCCGCAAGCAGGTCATCACCATTAACCTGGGCACATTAAGCCAGGATCTTCCGGCCCAGTTTGCCGGTATCAGCCGTTCTGTCGTCATTAACCTGACCTACCTGAAGCATGTGGATCATAAGAATCTGACCGCCGGCCTTATCTGTGACGATATCCATCTCACCCTGAAGATCTCCAGAAGCTACCTTCAGAAGATCATTCATCCCGGCAGGGATTAG
- a CDS encoding histidine kinase, producing MKKSILQVVSFNAKRFIPIVLSPWVLAVPFTVMIILFLPSISRYKATFTSQEYLPGNCFFYTDIDGDGITEKAGVTENSLGNAALKLYDLNGGLIEQVNFRHGLIHFPPNVSFGDSDRDGFGEIYFFTFSEDSVFLGFSEPLGSEKFIAHERFIDRIRAWEDTIDFTAGSGPGLLKDMNQDGYEDLLFYITARHSIVPRQVYMYDIRNDTIWRSGSYGSNLNELKIADINGDGHLEVMGNNMTRGNTRDKMNLAFGDSSAWLMVYDHELTFLFDPVEFSSYGVKLEVQPFMTADSGFIAVLYRNLGVGEEPPAVILYNSIGGIARRKEFSVRDRHLIAHLVTGDPEKYSNLYLLNKNGKAEQLNQDLRVIHTAEVKGISKRPLFYADLDGDRSQEIIFENTDHNGLVITRNDFTHPVEIFFNVAVVYPRFSIKVGRDQKPRLAIQAGETFYVVDYDFNRLYWLKGPLYLLIYAGILLFILLVRKLQQIQIRRHRAAEKELLKLQLLTIKNQVDPHFTFNALNAINSLILKEKKEDAYKFASKLSHLMRTALENSDKITTSLKEELDFIRNYLDLQKVRFRDSFDYQIAFDGPVDPAIQVPRHILQTYVENAVKHGLRPLDSGGVLRIGVSRKDGHLLLTVRDNGVGRANASAHSGESTGKGLGIMRQIFALYERLYHVAIEQEIVDLQDESGNPAGTEVRIRVPGM from the coding sequence TTGAAGAAATCAATCCTGCAGGTGGTTTCTTTCAACGCCAAAAGGTTTATTCCCATCGTGCTAAGCCCTTGGGTTCTGGCCGTTCCCTTTACGGTTATGATCATTCTGTTTCTCCCTTCCATATCCAGGTATAAAGCAACTTTTACGAGCCAGGAATATCTTCCCGGTAACTGTTTCTTTTATACAGACATTGACGGAGATGGCATCACTGAAAAGGCAGGAGTGACTGAAAACTCACTGGGAAATGCAGCCCTCAAACTTTACGATCTGAACGGTGGATTGATCGAGCAGGTGAATTTCAGGCATGGATTGATCCATTTTCCTCCGAATGTGAGTTTTGGGGATTCAGATCGTGATGGTTTCGGGGAGATTTATTTTTTTACATTTTCTGAAGATTCTGTTTTTCTCGGTTTCAGTGAGCCCCTTGGCTCGGAAAAGTTCATTGCACACGAGCGTTTTATTGACAGAATAAGAGCCTGGGAGGATACGATCGATTTTACAGCAGGCAGCGGCCCCGGCCTTTTAAAAGATATGAACCAGGATGGTTACGAAGATCTCCTGTTTTACATCACGGCACGTCATTCGATCGTGCCCAGGCAAGTGTATATGTATGATATTCGAAATGATACGATTTGGAGATCGGGTTCTTACGGAAGCAATCTCAATGAATTAAAGATTGCTGACATCAACGGGGATGGTCATCTGGAAGTGATGGGCAATAACATGACACGGGGAAATACACGGGATAAGATGAACCTGGCCTTCGGTGATTCCAGTGCCTGGCTGATGGTGTACGACCATGAACTGACTTTTCTTTTTGATCCGGTGGAGTTCTCCTCCTACGGCGTGAAGCTGGAGGTTCAGCCTTTTATGACTGCGGATTCAGGCTTCATTGCTGTCTTGTACCGTAATCTCGGAGTGGGTGAAGAGCCACCTGCCGTGATTCTTTATAATTCCATAGGCGGGATTGCGCGAAGAAAAGAATTCTCAGTGCGTGACCGCCATTTGATCGCCCATCTGGTTACGGGTGATCCGGAAAAGTACAGCAATTTGTACCTGCTGAATAAAAATGGTAAGGCCGAGCAATTGAATCAGGATCTCAGGGTCATACATACGGCGGAGGTGAAAGGGATTTCAAAACGACCTTTATTTTATGCTGATCTTGATGGAGACCGGTCGCAGGAGATCATTTTCGAGAACACGGATCACAATGGCCTGGTCATTACCAGGAACGATTTTACGCATCCGGTTGAAATATTTTTCAATGTTGCTGTTGTTTATCCACGGTTTTCGATAAAAGTGGGACGGGATCAGAAACCCCGGCTAGCCATCCAAGCCGGGGAGACCTTCTATGTGGTGGACTATGATTTCAATCGTTTATACTGGTTGAAAGGACCGCTTTATCTGCTGATCTATGCCGGGATCCTCCTGTTCATCCTGCTGGTGCGAAAACTTCAGCAGATACAGATCCGGCGGCACCGCGCAGCGGAGAAAGAACTATTAAAGCTCCAGCTGCTGACCATCAAGAACCAGGTGGATCCCCATTTTACGTTCAATGCGCTAAATGCGATCAATTCATTGATCCTGAAGGAAAAGAAGGAGGACGCCTACAAGTTTGCTTCCAAGCTATCCCACCTCATGCGGACGGCGCTTGAGAATTCGGATAAGATCACAACCTCGTTAAAAGAGGAGCTGGACTTTATCCGTAATTACCTGGATCTTCAGAAGGTTCGCTTCAGGGACAGCTTTGATTACCAGATTGCGTTTGATGGTCCTGTGGATCCTGCCATCCAGGTCCCCCGGCACATTCTGCAGACCTATGTAGAGAATGCGGTAAAGCACGGTTTAAGGCCTCTTGACAGCGGCGGAGTTCTCCGGATCGGTGTCAGCAGGAAGGATGGCCATCTTCTGCTGACCGTCAGGGACAACGGTGTCGGTCGCGCCAATGCCTCGGCTCATTCCGGGGAAAGTACCGGTAAGGGACTGGGGATCATGCGTCAGATCTTTGCTCTTTATGAACGCCTCTATCATGTAGCCATTGAGCAGGAGATCGTTGATCTGCAGGATGAAAGCGGCAATCCAGCGGGGACGGAGGTCAGGATTCGGGTTCCCGGGATGTAG
- a CDS encoding thiamine pyrophosphate-dependent enzyme, with protein MKKQALHPRKQVPLSSREILHDYRIALESRQASLLGRREVLSGKAKFGIFGDGKEVPQLALARVFRQGDWRSGYYRDQTFMMAAGLMSLEEFFAQLYGDTDLEANPASGGRMMNNHFGTRFLDSAGNWKPQTSMKNISADISPTAGQMPRLLGLAMASKIYRQNPGLSSAGDFSANGSEVAFGTIGDASTSEGHFFETINAAGVLQVPMALFVWDDGWGISVSNAYQTTKQSISKVLKGFEKEKNTNGLMIYQVQGWDYPALRKTFDDAIRKCRRDHVPVIVHVTELTQPQGHSTSGSHERYKSIERLEWEQEFDCIRKMREWILSGGITTENILNEMEEQARERVRQARDTAWDHFMSPFRAKRDDFVKLVDLSGCNCAKTSKIEAIKAELNRLADPIRKDIVSAARKILRLICNSCSNPENSLKTKVTQWLKIEMQEGSEHYSSCLYSKSDHRLLNLTEAIKPVYHEHSPLVPGRQVLRDNFDYLLKHHPQLVIFGEDVGKIGGVNQTLEGLQAKYGENRITDTGIREATIIGQGIGMAMRGLRPIAEIQYFDYLLYGLQTMSDDLATLQYRSRGGQKAPLIISTRGHRLEGIWHSGSPLSMVINSIRGMHVLVPRNLTQAAGFYNTLLGGDEPALIIEPLNAYRLRERLPENIGQFKIPVGIPQIIREGNDITIVTYGSCVRIAEEALEQLDDFGISAELIDVQTLLPFDIHHTIARSLKKTSRILFFDEDVPGGTTAYMMQKVLEEQKGYDYLDAEPRTLTAQEHRPAYTTDGDYFSNPNAEDVFETAYRIMHEVSPFQFPKIF; from the coding sequence ATGAAAAAACAGGCATTGCACCCGCGAAAACAAGTTCCGTTATCTTCCAGAGAAATTCTGCACGATTACCGTATCGCGCTTGAGAGCCGCCAGGCGAGTCTTTTGGGAAGAAGGGAAGTGTTATCCGGCAAAGCCAAATTCGGAATTTTCGGCGACGGGAAAGAGGTGCCCCAGCTGGCGCTGGCAAGGGTATTCCGGCAGGGGGACTGGCGCTCAGGCTACTATAGGGACCAGACCTTTATGATGGCAGCAGGACTCATGTCTCTGGAGGAGTTTTTCGCCCAGTTGTACGGTGACACCGACCTGGAAGCCAACCCTGCCAGCGGGGGCCGCATGATGAACAATCATTTCGGCACCCGCTTTCTGGACTCCGCCGGAAACTGGAAACCACAGACCAGCATGAAAAACATCTCCGCCGACATCTCACCCACCGCCGGCCAGATGCCACGGCTGCTGGGACTGGCTATGGCCTCCAAGATCTACAGGCAGAATCCAGGGTTGAGTTCAGCCGGCGACTTTTCAGCTAACGGGAGCGAAGTGGCGTTTGGTACGATCGGGGATGCCAGTACCTCGGAAGGTCACTTTTTTGAAACGATCAATGCTGCCGGTGTACTTCAGGTGCCGATGGCTCTTTTTGTGTGGGATGATGGCTGGGGGATCTCCGTATCCAATGCCTATCAAACGACCAAACAAAGCATCTCAAAGGTTTTGAAAGGCTTTGAAAAAGAAAAGAACACCAACGGGCTGATGATCTACCAGGTCCAGGGATGGGATTACCCTGCTCTCCGAAAAACTTTTGATGATGCCATCAGGAAGTGCCGGAGAGATCATGTCCCGGTGATCGTTCACGTTACGGAACTCACGCAGCCCCAAGGTCATTCCACATCCGGTTCACACGAACGATACAAAAGCATCGAGCGCCTGGAATGGGAGCAGGAGTTCGACTGCATCCGCAAAATGCGGGAGTGGATCCTCTCCGGGGGCATCACTACAGAGAACATACTGAATGAAATGGAAGAACAGGCCCGTGAAAGGGTCAGGCAGGCCCGTGACACCGCCTGGGATCATTTCATGTCGCCTTTTCGCGCAAAAAGGGATGACTTCGTGAAACTGGTGGACCTGTCCGGCTGCAACTGTGCAAAAACGTCTAAAATTGAGGCCATTAAGGCGGAACTCAACCGCCTGGCCGATCCCATCCGAAAAGATATCGTCTCTGCCGCCAGAAAAATCCTGAGGCTGATCTGCAACAGCTGCTCGAATCCGGAGAATTCGCTGAAGACAAAGGTGACGCAATGGCTTAAGATTGAAATGCAGGAGGGATCCGAACACTACAGCTCCTGCCTCTACAGCAAATCGGATCACCGGCTGCTGAACCTGACGGAAGCGATCAAACCCGTTTATCACGAGCACTCACCCCTGGTTCCAGGAAGGCAGGTTCTGCGCGATAATTTTGATTACCTGCTGAAACACCACCCGCAGCTGGTCATTTTCGGTGAGGATGTCGGAAAGATCGGAGGCGTCAACCAGACGCTGGAGGGGTTGCAGGCAAAGTACGGGGAAAACAGGATCACCGATACGGGGATACGTGAAGCCACCATCATCGGCCAGGGGATCGGGATGGCGATGCGGGGCCTGCGGCCGATCGCCGAGATCCAGTATTTCGACTACCTGCTGTACGGTCTTCAGACCATGAGCGATGACCTGGCCACACTGCAGTACCGTTCAAGGGGTGGCCAGAAGGCGCCGCTGATCATTTCCACCCGCGGCCACAGGCTGGAAGGCATCTGGCACTCGGGTTCTCCCCTGAGCATGGTGATCAACTCCATCAGGGGTATGCACGTGCTTGTTCCCAGGAACCTCACCCAGGCTGCAGGATTCTACAACACCTTGCTGGGGGGCGATGAACCCGCCCTGATCATTGAACCACTGAACGCGTACCGGCTTCGGGAACGGCTGCCTGAAAATATTGGTCAGTTTAAAATACCGGTAGGAATACCCCAAATCATTCGTGAAGGCAACGACATTACGATCGTCACCTACGGTTCCTGTGTGAGAATTGCAGAAGAAGCCCTGGAACAACTGGACGACTTCGGAATCAGCGCCGAACTGATCGATGTACAGACACTCCTGCCTTTCGATATCCATCACACCATCGCCAGATCATTGAAAAAGACCAGCCGTATCCTGTTCTTTGACGAGGATGTACCGGGAGGAACAACAGCCTATATGATGCAGAAAGTCCTGGAAGAACAAAAGGGATATGATTACCTGGATGCAGAGCCCAGGACACTCACGGCACAAGAACATCGCCCTGCCTACACGACCGACGGGGATTATTTTTCAAACCCGAATGCGGAGGATGTTTTTGAAACGGCCTACCGGATCATGCATGAGGTCAGTCCCTTTCAGTTCCCAAAGATCTTCTGA
- a CDS encoding tetratricopeptide repeat protein has protein sequence MKELPDLRLLLAAVLIFSTLLISAQTKDDVINTYNDGVALANTNVEKAIEKFNLAHELALKVGVESDDIKNLVETQLPALQIKYAAELYKAKNIKEAIPAYMLAAELAEKVGNAEIAAKANEIIPKLHFSLGNELYKSEKYDSALICFDQSLTYDSTYAKAYLSKGLIYKKQDNQEAMIAALDQAIVFGKLANDEKTATTAGNVIRDYLLVTGNKAVKAGNFQEALPLLVKSSTYGEPKPEVFYLLALCHNKDSQWDEAIKAAKQGIDLENESNEAKAKFYYELGNAYIGKGENASACTAFKNALYGNYLESAKYQIETVLKCN, from the coding sequence ATGAAAGAACTACCTGATCTTCGCCTTTTACTCGCTGCTGTGTTGATTTTCTCAACCCTGCTGATTTCTGCACAAACCAAGGATGACGTCATCAATACCTACAATGATGGTGTTGCCCTGGCCAATACCAATGTAGAGAAGGCCATCGAAAAATTTAATCTGGCCCATGAACTGGCACTCAAGGTCGGAGTTGAATCTGATGACATTAAGAACCTGGTTGAAACACAGTTGCCTGCCCTTCAGATCAAATATGCAGCAGAGTTGTACAAGGCCAAAAATATCAAGGAAGCCATCCCCGCTTACATGCTTGCCGCCGAACTGGCTGAAAAAGTTGGAAATGCAGAAATAGCCGCCAAAGCAAATGAGATTATTCCAAAACTTCATTTCAGCCTTGGAAACGAACTGTACAAATCTGAAAAATATGACAGCGCCTTGATTTGTTTTGATCAGTCACTGACTTACGACTCAACTTATGCAAAAGCCTATCTCAGCAAAGGTCTCATTTATAAAAAGCAGGATAATCAGGAGGCCATGATTGCTGCGCTGGATCAAGCGATCGTGTTTGGCAAACTGGCCAATGACGAAAAAACCGCCACCACTGCAGGGAATGTCATAAGGGACTACCTGCTCGTCACCGGGAACAAGGCCGTGAAAGCAGGCAATTTTCAGGAAGCCCTGCCCCTGCTGGTCAAGTCATCAACCTATGGCGAACCCAAACCGGAGGTATTCTATCTTCTGGCTCTTTGCCACAACAAGGATTCTCAATGGGACGAAGCCATAAAGGCAGCAAAACAGGGCATTGATCTTGAAAATGAATCGAATGAAGCCAAAGCCAAGTTCTACTATGAACTTGGAAATGCCTACATCGGAAAAGGGGAAAACGCCTCTGCCTGCACGGCCTTTAAAAATGCCCTCTACGGTAATTACCTTGAATCAGCTAAGTACCAGATCGAAACGGTACTGAAGTGTAATTAG
- a CDS encoding acylphosphatase has translation MKKNVILHLHGRVQGVSFRYYTLQQARLHGIRGFVQNRPDGSVYIEAEGEEEKLDAFIRWCHNGPPWAIVENIEITEQQSKNFTDFTIREGFGM, from the coding sequence ATGAAAAAAAATGTGATCCTGCACCTTCACGGGCGTGTTCAGGGAGTGAGTTTTCGTTATTATACGCTCCAGCAGGCCCGCCTGCACGGCATCCGAGGTTTTGTACAAAACAGGCCCGATGGAAGTGTCTATATTGAAGCTGAAGGGGAAGAGGAAAAACTCGATGCCTTCATCCGATGGTGCCACAATGGCCCTCCCTGGGCGATTGTGGAAAATATCGAGATCACGGAGCAGCAATCGAAAAATTTTACCGATTTTACCATCAGGGAAGGATTTGGGATGTAG
- the mnmD gene encoding tRNA (5-methylaminomethyl-2-thiouridine)(34)-methyltransferase MnmD yields MCITVVQTADGSSTLFVPALREHYHSIHGAVGESLHIFIQCGLRELPSSAGTLRIFEMGFGTGLNALLTYFHTLGSARQVDYTGLDALPLKDDLYGQLNYAECLDFKDAEEVFSRICFAPWEQKIAVGSHFFLTKHRARIEDYLPDGSFDLVYFDAFSPVAQPECWTQEIFSRLFQHMNPGGILVTYSSKGSVRRSLKQAGFTVEKLPGPPGKREILRGRKWVP; encoded by the coding sequence ATGTGCATCACCGTCGTTCAAACAGCGGATGGGTCAAGCACCTTATTCGTACCTGCCCTGCGGGAGCATTACCATTCGATTCACGGCGCCGTTGGCGAGTCGCTGCATATTTTCATTCAATGCGGGCTCAGGGAGCTGCCTTCATCCGCCGGCACGCTGCGGATCTTTGAAATGGGCTTTGGCACGGGATTGAATGCCCTGCTGACGTACTTCCATACGCTCGGAAGTGCGAGGCAGGTAGATTATACGGGTCTTGATGCACTGCCACTGAAGGATGATCTGTATGGTCAGTTGAATTATGCTGAATGCCTTGATTTTAAGGATGCTGAAGAAGTTTTCAGCAGGATTTGTTTTGCACCATGGGAACAAAAAATCGCTGTCGGGAGTCATTTTTTTCTGACAAAGCATCGGGCCAGAATCGAGGACTATCTGCCTGATGGATCGTTCGACCTGGTCTATTTCGATGCATTCTCTCCGGTTGCCCAGCCAGAGTGCTGGACACAGGAGATCTTCAGCAGGCTTTTTCAGCATATGAACCCTGGCGGGATCCTTGTCACCTATTCTTCCAAAGGTTCGGTGAGGCGCTCCCTGAAGCAGGCTGGATTTACGGTCGAAAAGCTTCCGGGTCCGCCGGGCAAAAGAGAGATTCTCCGGGGGAGGAAATGGGTGCCATGA
- a CDS encoding FKBP-type peptidyl-prolyl cis-trans isomerase → MRTKSIVILIVSILICFNGAMAQKKNKAKTSSAQPVKEQVVLTNWADTISYLVGHDLGVRLPGFMKDVNLDVLTGGIREGFNGLESRFSQQQTDSLMALYQTNLAEEKQKQDNIVLEQNKAATAVFLAENRTREGVKELPSGLQYKMIGEGEGESPVATSKVTVHYKGTLIDGTVFDSSYDRGQPLTFQLDGVIPGWTEGLQLMKSGGKCILYVPPQLGYGDQGVGPIPPGSTLIFEVELLSFE, encoded by the coding sequence ATGAGAACCAAATCAATTGTCATCTTGATCGTCAGTATATTAATATGCTTTAACGGTGCTATGGCGCAGAAAAAGAACAAAGCAAAAACAAGTTCTGCACAGCCGGTAAAAGAACAAGTTGTACTCACGAACTGGGCGGATACGATCAGCTATCTGGTGGGCCATGATCTCGGGGTTCGTTTGCCCGGTTTTATGAAAGATGTGAATCTTGATGTTTTGACCGGGGGCATCCGGGAGGGATTCAACGGGCTCGAAAGCCGTTTCAGCCAACAGCAGACCGACTCACTGATGGCGCTTTATCAGACTAACCTGGCAGAAGAAAAGCAAAAACAGGACAATATCGTGTTGGAACAAAACAAAGCGGCCACGGCCGTCTTTCTTGCAGAGAACCGCACCAGGGAAGGGGTTAAGGAATTACCAAGCGGCCTGCAGTATAAAATGATCGGGGAAGGTGAGGGTGAGTCCCCCGTGGCAACCTCGAAGGTAACGGTTCATTATAAAGGGACGCTGATCGATGGCACCGTCTTCGATTCATCCTACGACAGGGGTCAGCCTCTGACCTTTCAGCTCGACGGAGTCATACCGGGATGGACCGAAGGTCTGCAGCTTATGAAATCCGGAGGTAAATGTATCCTGTATGTTCCGCCTCAGCTTGGATACGGTGACCAGGGGGTTGGACCGATCCCTCCCGGTTCAACGCTTATCTTTGAGGTCGAGTTGCTTAGTTTTGAATGA
- the rdgB gene encoding RdgB/HAM1 family non-canonical purine NTP pyrophosphatase, with translation MKMTELVFVTHNPHKLYEIRSLFDSSRAFLPGLDRYRLVSLQDIGYLEDIPETMDTLEGNASVKARTIHTLYGCTCFADDTGLEVEALGNQPGALSARYAGEDKNFGRNIEKVLQDLQTATNRKARFRTVISLMIGQQEILFEGIVQGKIIDTGRGQEGFGYDPVFVPEGYDQTFAEMNLEQKNRISHRYRAFRKMMDYLNASSIAIV, from the coding sequence ATGAAAATGACGGAACTCGTCTTTGTAACCCATAATCCCCATAAACTTTACGAAATAAGGAGCCTTTTTGATTCAAGCCGGGCATTTCTACCCGGGTTGGATCGTTACCGGCTTGTAAGCCTCCAGGATATCGGATACCTGGAGGATATCCCCGAAACGATGGATACTTTGGAGGGGAACGCTTCGGTGAAAGCCCGGACTATCCACACCCTTTATGGCTGCACTTGCTTTGCGGATGATACGGGTCTGGAAGTGGAGGCACTTGGCAATCAGCCAGGCGCTTTATCGGCCCGGTATGCCGGGGAGGATAAAAATTTCGGAAGGAACATCGAAAAGGTACTGCAGGACTTGCAAACGGCCACAAACCGTAAAGCCAGGTTCAGAACTGTGATCTCCCTAATGATCGGGCAGCAGGAAATCCTGTTCGAAGGAATCGTGCAGGGAAAAATCATTGACACCGGGAGAGGTCAGGAAGGTTTCGGATACGATCCGGTCTTCGTTCCCGAAGGTTACGATCAGACTTTTGCAGAAATGAACCTGGAACAGAAAAACCGGATCAGTCACCGTTACCGGG